One Diadema setosum chromosome 8, eeDiaSeto1, whole genome shotgun sequence genomic window carries:
- the LOC140231603 gene encoding pantetheinase-like — MAPRKAMRIILLAAAVFLLMLMRQTSADYTAAVVEHKAISWLLPFVNRDQATAIINLNLDIYDYYALTAASKGTDIIVFPEYGITGFVNEERDHVIPYLEEVPTPSKSRAYIPCHEKSIVNITIQHRLSCLALKHNITIVANLMTIQPCEPKTDPDCPPDGRYQYNTDVAFAENGRLVARYHKENLYTGEAKVFNPGHGQGEVAAFQTSFGYFGLFTCFDILFAQPVETLVNKLGVDTMVFPTAWMNELPLLSAAEYQQAWSLSYGVNLLAANQHYPIAQMTGSGIFSPHDGAVTYTYDMESILGKMLMGEVKTGASSKTLNEMKYSSGIHLTYDKDLSGITSGIKSSLLEGINGGLGNSGKTNIFDRSEPAQGIPKYFIAKLNDDPYNVTLLTGKQGRVSISNNNVSCTLNFSRQSESELYALGVFDGLHTMNGDYYIQCCSLVRCGSDNDPYRCGAEVSDAATVFSNFDLRIEGQSAKTRLFPEVVATKVQLPPVREEWTFSEERDQVWSIGEGVKDPIIAVNIFGRWYERD, encoded by the exons atggcaCCACGCAAGGCAATGCGAATCATCCTTCTAGCTGCAGCAGTTTTTCTCCTCATGCTGATGAGGCAGACCTCGGCAGACTACACCGCCGCTGTGGTGGAGCACAAGGCCATATCCTGGCTCCTGCCTTTTGTCAACAGGGATCAAGCAACGGCCATTATCAACCTGAACCTTGACATTTATGATTACTATGCTTTGACTGCTGCCTCAaag GGAACGGACATCATTGTGTTTCCAGAGTACGGTATTACTGGTTTCGTCAATGAAGAGCGTGATCATGTCATCCCATACCTCGAGGAAGTTCCTACTCCATCCAAATCAAGGGCTTACATTCCCTGCCATGAGAAATCCATTGTCAACATTACAATTCAACACCGGCTCAGCTGTCTGGCACTGAAGCACAACATCACCATCGTTGCAAACTTAATGACCATCCAACCGTGTGAACCGAAAACGGACCCAGACTGCCCTCCTGATGGACGCTACCAGTATAACACCGACGTGGCGTTTGCAGAGAACGGGCGACTTGTGGCGCGGTACCACAAGGAGAACCTGTACACCGGTGAAGCTAAAGTCTTCAATCCAGGGCATGGACAGGGCGAGGTGGCAGCATTCCAGACGAGCTTTGGCTACTTTGGACTCTTCACATGTTTTGATATCCTTTTTGCGCAGCCTGTGGAGACCCTGGTCAACAAGCTGGGCGTGGACACTATGGTGTTCCCGACGGCCTGGATGAACGAGCTGCCGCTGCTGAGCGCCGCCGAGTATCAGCAAGCTTGGAGTCTGAGCTATGGGGTGAACCTCCTAGCCGCCAACCAGCACTACCCCATAGCGCAGATGACCGGTAGCGGCATCTTCTCTCCACATGATGGTGCAGTGACCTACACCTATGACATGGAGTCCATACTGGGGAAAATGCTCATGGGAGAAGTGAAAACCGGTGCCTCGTCAAAGACccttaatgaaatgaaatattccagTGGCATTCATCTGACCTATGACAAAGATTTGTCTGGCATCACAAGTGGCATCAAATCAAGTCTTCTTGAAGGCATCAATGGAGGCTTAGGGAACTCTGGTAAAACCAACATCTTTGACCGATCAGAGCCTGCGCAAGGcatcccaaaatatttcattgccAAGCTGAACGATGACCCTTATAACGTGACCCTCCTGACTGGTAAGCAAGGGAGGGTTTCTATCAGCAACAACAATGTCTCTTGCACACTCAACTTTAGCCGACAGTCTGAATCGGAGCTCTACGCTCTGGGCGTCTTCGACGGCCTGCACACCATGAACGGCGACTACTACATCCAGTGCTGCTCGTTGGTGCGGTGTGGGTCTGACAATGACCCGTATCGGTGTGGTGCAGAGGTGAGTGATGCTGCGACAGTCTTCAGCAATTTCGATCTCAGGATTGAGGGGCAGTCGGCCAAGACCAGGCTCTTCCCGGAGGTGGTGGCCACCAAAGTTCAGCTTCCTCCAGTGAGGGAGGAATGGACGTTCTCTGAAGAGAGGGATCAAGTTTGGAGCATTGGAGAGGGTGTGAAGGATCCCATCATTGCAGTGAATATATTTGGAAGGTGGTATGAAAGAGATTAG